Part of the Moorella sp. E308F genome, ACCAACAAAAATTGTAATGGACGGTCTTAAAAACTGGTTGACTACTATGAGCAAAGGCAATGCTGTTATTTTAGGCTTTATTTTAGGTGCCATGATGGCCTTCGATATGGGAGGACCGGTAAATAAAGCGGCTTATACCTTTGCAGTAGGCTTACTGGGTAGCAATATTTATGAGCCCCAAGCTGCGGTTATGGCTGCGGGCATGACGCCTCCATTAGGTTTGGCGCTAGCTACTTTACTGTTCCCTAAAAAGTTTACTAGCGAAGAAAGAGAAGCTGGTAAGGCGGCAGCAGTTTTAGGGATTTCTTTTATTACCGAAGGAGCTATTCCTTTTGCTGCAGCTGATCCCTTTAGGGTAATTCCATCTATTATGGTAGGTTCAGCCGTAGCTGGTGCCCTCTCTATGGCTTTTAATGCAACCCTGAGGGCGCCACATGGAGGCATATTCGTCCTTGCTATCCCTAATGCAGTGGGTCATTTAGGATTATATATCCTATCTATTGCTATCGGTACTCTCGTGACGGCTTTAATGGTGTTACTTTTGAAACCCAACAAATAAAATTGGAGGACCTCTAAAAATGGATATAAGAAATTTGATCAGGGAAGATTTAATTACACTTGATTTAAAAGCTAGAGATAAACAAGCAGCCATACGAGAACTGGCTGGTCTTTTAGAGAAATGCGGGTTAATTACTAATAAAGAAGAATTTCTTCAAGACGTCTTAAAAAGGGAGAGCATTACCACTACGGGCATAGGGTATGGTATTGCCATACCCCATGCCAAATCTAAAGCAGTTAAAAAATCAGCAGTAGTCTTTGGTCGTTCCAAACATGGAATTGAATGGGAAAGCCTGGATGGACAACCGGTGGATATGGTTTTTCTAATTGCAACGCCAGCAGAGCAAAAAGAGAATGAGCATTTAAAGGTATTATCTTTGCTTTCCCGCAAATTGATCTATGAAGAATTTCGCCAGCGCCTGCGAGAGTCTAAAACTATCCAAGAGATATTAGAAATATTGAATACGGTTGTAGAAGGAGATTAGAGAAATGATTAAAAAAGAGCTAATCATCACCAACGAAACAGGCCTTCATGCCCGGCCGGCTACTCTTTTTGTCCAAACTGCCCAGGCTTTTAAAAGTAAAATAGGGATAACAAAGGGACAGAAGCAAGCCGATGCCAAAAGTATTCTGGCAGTAATGAGCCTGGGAATCACTAAAGGAACTTCTATTACGTTATGGGCGGAAGGGGAAGATGAGAAGGAAGCTATAGAGGCCTTAGAACGATTAGTTAAAAGCAATTTCCGGGAAGGTATTGAAGATGCTTCTTAAAGGAATAGGTATTTCC contains:
- a CDS encoding PTS sugar transporter subunit IIA → MDIRNLIREDLITLDLKARDKQAAIRELAGLLEKCGLITNKEEFLQDVLKRESITTTGIGYGIAIPHAKSKAVKKSAVVFGRSKHGIEWESLDGQPVDMVFLIATPAEQKENEHLKVLSLLSRKLIYEEFRQRLRESKTIQEILEILNTVVEGD
- a CDS encoding HPr family phosphocarrier protein, which encodes MIKKELIITNETGLHARPATLFVQTAQAFKSKIGITKGQKQADAKSILAVMSLGITKGTSITLWAEGEDEKEAIEALERLVKSNFREGIEDAS